Proteins from a single region of Scleropages formosus chromosome 22, fSclFor1.1, whole genome shotgun sequence:
- the eif2s2 gene encoding eukaryotic translation initiation factor 2 subunit 2: MSGDEMIFDPTMTKKKKKKKKPFMLEEDGGEVPSEDMQPVETKETDPEAGEERELDHEEEEAKRKEPSDDLDDLNFFNQKKKKKKPKKIFDNDLEEGIKELKIEVDQPEPAEEEDLDLMLPAKKKKSTKVDFKEEGEAQDNDEALEDDDSKNSDGITFVSQTGPAWAGTERDYTYDELLTRVFNIMREKNPDMVAGEKRKFVMKPPQVVRVGTKKTSFVNFTDICKLLHRQPKHLLAFLLAELGTSGSIDGNNQLVIKGRFQQKQIENVLRRYIKEYVTCHTCRSPDTILQKDTRLYFLQCETCHSRCSVASIKTGFQAVTGKRAQLRAKAN, translated from the exons ATGTCGGGAGATGAG ATGATATTTGACCCCACAATgaccaagaagaagaagaaaaagaagaagccgTTTATGTTGGAGGAGGATGGGGGAGAAGTGCCCAGTGAGGACATGCAGCCTGTGGAGACCAAGGAGACGGATCCTGAAGCTGGGGAGGAGCGGGAGCTGGAtcatgaggaagaagaggcgaaGAGGAAAG AGCCCTCAGATGATCTTGATGACTTAAATTTTTTCAaccagaagaaaaagaaaaagaagcccAAGAAAATATTTGATAATGATTTAGAAGAGGGAATTAAG GAGCTCAAGATTGAGGTAGACCAGCCCGAgccagcagaagaagaagatttGGACTTAATGCTGCCTGCTAAAAAGAAGAAATCTACAAAGGTGGACTTCAAAGAAGAGGGAGAGGCTCAAGACAACGATGAGG CCCTGGAGGATGACGACAGTAAAAACAGCGATGGCATCACATTTGTCAGCCAGACTGGGCCTGCATGGGCGGGGACGGAGAGAGACTACACGTATGATGAG CTGCTGACTCGCGTCTTCAACATCATGCGGGAGAAGAACCCCGACATGGTGGCTGGAGAGAAGAGGAAATTTGTGATGAAACCACCCCAAGTGGTCCGAGTAGGCACCAAGAAGACATCGTTCGTCAATTTTACCGACATCTGCAAGCT GTTGCATCGTCAGCCAAAACACCTCTTGGCTTTCTTGTTGGCTGAACTTGGGACAAG TGGATCCATAGATGGAAATAACCAGCTTGTGATCAAAGGAAGGTTTCAGCAGAAACAGATAGAGAATGTGTTGCGAAGATACATCA AGGAGTATGTGACCTGTCACACCTGCCGCTCCCCGGACACCATCTTGCAGAAGGACACACGGTTGTACTTCCTGCAGTGTGAAACGTGCCACTCCCGCTGCTCTGTAGCCAGCATCAAAACTGGTTTCCAGGCCGTCACGGGCAAGAGGGCACAGCTCCGTGCCAAGGCCAACTGA
- the asip1 gene encoding agouti signaling protein 1, whose product MNAKSWLCCLILSSVSFLMVYTHMIIEERTVRNDSSSDSLQERTYSEAPPILIVELPKTVKNKKSDKPKKNKLSARNKRPPPPANCVPLWGSCKTPNAVCCEHCAFCQCRLFKTVCYCRMGNPRC is encoded by the exons ATGAATGCCAAATCGTGGCTTTGCTGCTTGATTCTCAGCTCTGTCAGCTTCCTCATGGTCTACACACACATGATTATAGAAGAAAGGACTGTCAGAAATGATTCCTCTTCAGACAGCCTTCAGGAGAGGACATACTCTGAAGCACCCCCCATCCTAATTGTAG agtTACCAAAAACAGTAAAGAACAAAAAGTCTGATAAACCAAAAAAG AACAAGCTGTCGGCCCGAAACAAGCGTCCGCCGCCCCCCGCCAACTGCGTGCCTCTGTGGGGAAGCTGCAAGACGCCGAACGCCGTGTGCTGCGAGCACTGCGCCTTTTGCCAGTGTCGCCTCTTCAAGACGGTGTGCTACTGTCGCATGGGCAACCCGCGCTGCTGA